TGATTTTGCGCGTTTCGGTGCCGAAAGGGTTAGCTTCTCTCCACGCCAGGCAGATTTGCTGATGGTGATTGGAACCATTGCAAAAAAAATGGGACCCATTCTCAAGCAGGTATATGAGCAAATGGCGGAACCTCGCTGGGTAATAGCCGTAGGCGCTTGCGCAACCAGTGGTGGTATTTTTGACACTTATTCCGTTCTTCAGGGAGTAGACAAAATAATTCCGGTAGATGTGTATGTCCCGGGATGTCCTCCACGGCCGGAACAGATCATTGATGGCTTGATGAAAATCCAGGAATTGATCCAGAATGAACCCCTAAGAAGAAGAAATTCTCCCGAATATAAAGCACTGCTGGAATCTTATGGAATTGAAGTAATTAAAGATTTAAATTAATACAATAGGCAATTAGCATAAAGTTATGGTTGATAATGAGCGGGTTCTGGAAAAACTAAAATCTGCATTTGGTGAATTGATACATTCTCCGGAAGAACCGTGGCAATTGCTTACTATCCGAACTGATCCACTGCACATTACTCCTATTATAGAATTTTTGAGCAAAGATGAAGAGCTTGCCTTTACATTTCTTACTGACTTATGCGGTATTCACTGGCCGTATCGCAACGAAAAATTTGAAGTAGTTTACCATCTTCATAGCTTCATCAATAACATTAGATTGAGAATAAAAGTGGCAATTCCAGGAGATCAACCAAGAATCCCTACAATGACTAACTTATTTCTAGCTGCTAACTGGATGGAACGGGAAACATTTGATTTCTATGGGATCATCTTCGTAGGACACCCTAACCTTGTGCGAATATTGAATGTGGATGAAATGACCATTTTTCCCCTTAGAAAGGAATATCCGTTAGAAGATAATACCCGGGAAGATAAAAATGATGAAATGTTTGGAAGAGATCCGAAATTAATACAAGCTGGTATATAATGAATTGAAGATAAATCAGATAGGAATTTAAAAGTGAACAGAGAGAAAGAGCACATACAATTACCAGATCAGGATCTTGAAAAAGAAACGGTCACCCTCAATTTGGGACCTACTCATCCTGCAACGCACGGGGTATTTCAAAACGTAATTGAAATGGATGGGGAACGGATTGTGAGTGGGTATTCCACCATCGGTTATATCCATCGGGCGTTTGAAAAAATTGCAGAGCACCGTCCCTATTACCAGATTACCCCGCTTACAGATCGACTCAATTATTGCTCTTCGCCAATTAACAACATAGGCTGGCATTTGACAGTAGAAAAACTGCTTGGCATTAAAACTCCGAAACGGGTAGATTACCTCCGTGTAATAATTATGGAATTAGCCCGCATAGGGGATCACCTGATCTGTAATTCTATACTGGGAGTCGACACAGGTGCTTATTCGGGATTTTTATACCTGATGCAGTTCAGGGAAAAAATTTATGAAATATGGGAAGAAGTTTGCGGGGCGCGATTAACTACTAACATTGGTAGAGTAGGTGGATTCGAACGCGATTTTAATGACATTGCTTTTCGCAAGCTGGAAATTTTTTTAAGGGAATATCCAAAAGCATTAAAGGAGTTTGAAAACCTTTTTACCAGGAACAGGATATTTATAGAGCGTACGGTTGATGCGGGACCGATCAGCGCCGAGCGTGCTCTCAATTACGGTTTTACCGGCCCGAATCTTCGTGCTGCGGGAATTGATTATGATGTTCGTGTAATGAATCCTTATTCCTCTTATGAAGATTTTGATTTCACAGTGCCTGTGGGGACGAAAGGGGATACTTACGACCGTTTCCTGGTTCGTAATGAGGAGATGTGGCAATCACTTAATATTATAAACCAGGCATTGCAAAAGCTGGATCAGCTTGAAGATAAGACCTCCTTTCATGCCGATGTACCTCAATATTATCTACCCGATAAAGAAGAGGTGTATCACAATATGGAAGCGCTGATATATCATTTTAAAATAGTAATGGGTGAAATAGATGCTCCCCGCGGTGAAATATACCATGCTGTAGAAGGAGGAAATGGAGAATTAGGATTTTACCTGATCAGTGAAGGCGGACGAACACCATACCGGCTGCATTTTCGCCGCCCTTGCTTTATTTTTTACCAGGCTTATACAGAAATGATTAAGGGCCAGCTGCTTTCTGATGCCATCGTTACTTTAAGCAGCCTGAACGTGATAGCCGGTGAACTCGACGCTTAATTAAAAACATTTGCAAGTCAACGCTTAGCATACAAACCTTTTTCCTTACAATGCTTTCAATAAAAACAGGACAAAAGCAGGAGTTTTCTTCTCAGGCACTGCAGCATGCTAATGAAATAATTGGCCGTTATCCTGAAGGAAAACAGAAATCTGCCATCCTTCCAATCCTTCATTTGGCGCAGGATGAGTTTGGGAATTGGTTAAGCGCTGAAGTAATGGATTACGTTGCCGGCTTATTAAAAATTCAACCGATAGAGGTATATGAAGTGGCAACCTTTTATTCTATGTATAACCTGAAGCCCGTTGGAAGATTTTTGCTTGAAATTTGTCATACCGGTCCTTGTGAAATTCGCGGAGCAGAAAAACTGATCGATACGCTGAAGAATAAATTAGGAATCGAGGTTGGCGAAACAACAGCGGATGGATTATTTACTTTAAAAAGAGTGGAATGCCTTGCTGCATGCGGATACGCGCCAATGCTGCAATGCGGTGAACATTTTCATGAGTTTTTAGATTCTGAAGAAAAGGTTGATCGGTTGCTCGAAGAGCTTAGAAATAGAGCAGCAGCAAACAATTAATTGCAATGGCAAAAAAATTTCTTCTCGATAAGATAGATGTACCTGGAATAAACACTTTTGAAGTATATAAAGCCAATGGCGGCTATGCTTCTGTTGAAAAAGCTTTGAAAGAAATGGCTCCGGCTGATGTTATAGAAGAAGTTAAAAAATCAGGGTTACGAGGAAGAGGAGGTGCAGGATTTCCTACAGGAATGAAGTGGAGCTTCCTCGATAAAAAATCAGGTCGGCCAAAATATCTGGTATGTAACGCCGATGAAAGCGAACCCGGCACTTTTAAAGACCGCTTCCTCATGGAGCGCATTCCTCATATGCTGATTGAAGGAATGATCATATCAAGTTTTGCCCTGGAAGCGAACCTCTCTTTTATTTATATCCGCGGGGAATTCCGGTGGATCATCAAAATATTGGAACAGGCAATTGCAGAAGCAAAACAGGCTGGTTTCCTAGGACAGAATATTTTGGGGAAAGGATACAACCTGGAGATTGTAGTCCATCCCGGTGCCGGCGCATACATTTGTGGTGAAGAAACAGCGCTGCTCGAGTCTCTCGAAGGCAAGCGCGGACTTCCCCGGATCAAGCCACCTTTTCCTGCAGTTTTTGGCTTGTATGGAATGCCAACTGTGGTGAATAATGTGGAAAGTATTGCAACGGTGCCTTGTATTATTCAAATGGGAGGCGAAGAATATGCTAAAACCGGCACTCCGAAAAGTACAGGAACCAAATTAATCTCTTCGTGCGGAAATATAAATAAGCCCGGTGTGTATGAGATCGAATTCGGTCTTACTGTTGAAGAATTTATTTTTTCAGATGAATACTGCGGCGGAATCGCAAATGGAAAAAAGATGAAAGCTGTAGTTGCCGGCGGTTCTTCAGTTCCAATTCTTCCCTCAGAATTAATTTTAAAAACTGCAGCAGGAGAAAAAAGATTGATGAGCTATGAATCGATGAGCGATGGAGGCTTCATTACCGGTACTATGCTGGGTTCGGGAGGATTTATAGTGTATGATGAAGACCAGTGTATAGTGCGCAACACCTGGAATTTCACAAGGTTTTATCACCATGAAAGCTGCGGTCAGTGTTCTCCGTGCCGTGAAGGAACAGGTTGGATGGAGCGTATTCTCCACAAATTAGAATTTGGTCATGGGCAATTGAGTGATATCGATTTGTTGTGGGATGTTCAGAGAAAAATAGAGGGTAATACTATTTGTCCGCTCGGTGATGCTGCAGCATGGCCTGTAGCTTCGGCTATCCGACATTTCAAAGACGAATTTGAATGGCATGTTTTAAATCCCGAAGAATGTCAGAAAAGGAATTATGGAATCAAAGAAGAAGTTTTAAGCCAAAAGCGTGGAAGATATTAAGTATCGTGCTTATAGATTCGCAGTAAGAGTAATTAAATATTTAAGGGAACAGGATTGGACAAAACGTATGAATGAGCCGCTTTTCCGGCAACTACTGCGATCTTCAACATCAATCCGAGCGAACAGAGCAGAAGGTAGATCATGGAAACCCGAATGGGAGATAATGAAATATTATCGAATTGCTTTAAGATCAGTTAAGGAAACTAAATATCTGGTTATGTCTATTACGTGATGTGCTGGCATGAAAAATGAAATAGTTGAAGTTCTCGTTAATGAAACCAATGAGCTTTCTAAAATTATTGCTGCCCGTGTTATTGCAATTACGAAAAACGAGGCAGCTTAACTTTTGGCTTTTAGCTTAGTGCTTAATTTTGTAAAAGATGATCAAAATCACTATAGACACCCGAACGGTTGAAGTAGAGGAAGGAACCACCATTTTAAACGCTGCCCGTAAGATCGGTGGTGAGATTGTTCCTCCTGCAATGTGCTACTACACTTCATTAAAGGGTAGTGGCGGAAAGTGCCGTGCATGCCTGGTGAAAGTTGCACAGGGATCATCCAAAGATCCCAGGCCAATGCCAAAATTAGTAGCCTCGTGTTGCACCCCAGCCCAGGATGGTATGGTAGTTCAAAACATTACTTCTCCGGAAGTGATTGAAGCGAGGCGTGGTATTGTTGAGATGCTTCTTATTAACCATCCCCTTGATTGCCCCATTTGTGACCAGGCTGGTGAATGCGATCTGCAGAACTTTGCCTTCGAGCATGGCTTACAGAAAACCAGAAGCGAATTTCACCGCAGGGAATTTGATCCCATTGATATCGGGCCGCACATTAAGCTGCACATGACCCGGTGCATCCTGTGTTACCGGTGTACTATGGTGGCCGATCAGCTTACAGATGAAAGAGTACACGGAATATTGTGGCGCGGAGAAGCTTCTGAAATTTCGACCTACATTCAAAAAGCGGTTGAAAATGATTTCTCTGGAAACGTGATTGATGTTTGTCCTGTCGGTGCACTTACTGACCGGCATTTCCGTTTCAGAAACCGGGTATGGTTTTTAAACCCGATGAGCGCCCATCGTAATTGTCCCAGGTGCACCGGAAAGGTGGTATTGTGGATGCGGGGTGATGAAATTTATCGGGTAACTGCCAGAAAGGATGAATATGGAGAAGTACGCGAATTTATTTGCAATGAATGCCGCTGGGATCATTACGATGTAAAAGACTGGACTGTGGAAGGCCCGCGGGAATTTGAAAAATGGTCGGTTATTACAGCTAATAAATATGCTAAAGAATCCGTTGAATTGCCGGATGAATTGTATTCTAAAAATGAAAATGCAAAATGGGATACCTTTGAAGGAGTGACATAAATGTTGAAATATCAAATTCACCAATTACCCCTTCGGCACACTCAGGGTGACAATCCAGTGTAAGGGGGAAGACACTTGCAAACATGAATTATAAGTATCTGTAATGGATTTTTTTAGTTTGATCCCTACTGTTGTTTTAATAGTCATTCTTTTTGGAGTAACAATGCTTATAGCATTGTATTCCACGTTCGCTGAAAGAAAAGTAGCGGCCTTCATGCAGGATCGCCTTGGTCCGAACCGTGCAGGTCCGGGAGGTATTTTTCAGCCTCTGGCAGACGGATTAAAAATGTTCACCAAGGAAGAATTTATCCCTATTGCTTCCAATAAGTTTCTATTTGTAATGGGCCCTTGCGTGGCCATGATCGCAGCCCTGATGACTGGTGTTGTAATTCCCTGGGGCGGTATGATTTCCTTTAATAACAAAAGCTATGCCCTGCAGATTGTCGATCTCGACATCGGCATCCTGTACATATTCGCAGTAGTTTCTATAGGAATTTATGGAATCATGATTGGCGGCTGGGCTTCGAATAATAAGTTTTCACTGATGGGTGCAATCAGGGCTTCCTCCCAAATTATCAGTTATGAGCTCAGTATGGGTCTTGCCATTATTGCGCTCATAATGACTACCGGCACACTTAGTCTTCATCAGATTGTTCAGCAGCAGCATGGCTTCCACTGGAATATCTTTTATCAGCCCGTTGGCTTCCTGATTTTTCTTATTTGCGCCTTCGCGGAAACAAATAGAACTCCCTTTGACCTTCCTGAATGTGAAACGGAGCTGGTTGGCGGTTTTCATACCGAATACAGTTCTATGAAACTTGGTTTCTATCTCTTTTCGGAATATATAAACATGTTTATCTCGGGAGCTGTAATGAGCACTTTATATTTTGGTGGCTATAATTTTCCTTTCATGGACAATCTGCTGCAAGCTACCGGATCACAAAACCTGGTAACGATTATTGGAACGGGTTTTCTTTTTATGAAGATTTTCTTTTTCATCTTTTTCTTTATGTGGGTGCGGTGGACCATACCCAGGTTTCGTTACGACCAGTTAATGAATCTGGGCTGGAAAGGTTTAATACCGCTTGGGATTTTCTGGATTGTTGCCACTGCAGCAGGGCTTTTATTTTTTAGGAATTAACAGCGCGCAGATTTTGTTTACGCAGAATAAATGAGAACAAAGTAACAATTGAATAATGCAACCATTAACCAGTAAACGTAAGGTGCTCGAGCAAAAGAAACTGACGCTGGCAGAGCGGCTGTACCTGCCTGCCATCACACAGGGGCTCGGAATTACACTGAAACATTTTTTTAAAAAAAAGGCCACCATTCAATACCCGGAAGAAATGCGGTCGGTGCCGCCGGTATACCGTGGCCTGCATGTACTGAAGCGTGATGAAAATGGTGCAGAGCGCTGCACCGCTTGCGGCTTGTGTGCGCTTGCTTGTCCTGCCGAAGCCATTACTATGGAGGCCGGAGAACGGAGACAGGGAGAAGAAAACCTTTATCGTGAAGAGAAGTTCGCAGTGAAGTATGAGATCAATATGCTTCGTTGCATCTTCTGTGGTTTTTGCGAAGATGCCTGTCCGAAAGAAGCAGTTTTTTTAGAAACAACCTTTGCACCTGCAAACTTCGATCGTAATGATTTTATTTATGGAAAAGATCGTTTGGTAGAAGGCTTTAAGCGGGAAGAAATTGTTCCTCCTGTTGTGAGGACGCTCGCAGAGGCGAATCTTTAAATATTTACCAGCTTATGCTCACCTCCTCCTTTTATTTTTTATCCTTTATTACCATATTTTTTGCCATCATGGTGGTAACAGCAAGAAACCCTATCCACAGTGTACTTTATCTCGTGCTTACCTTTTTCGGGATTTCTGCCAACTATATTCTTTTGCTGGATGCGCCTTTCATCGGCATCGTAAACCTGATAGTATATGCCGGTGCAATCATGGTATTGTTTTTATACGTGCTTATGATGATGAACCTGAATGCAGATGCAGAGCCGAAAAAGCCCAAGCCCTTTATTTTTGCTGGTATAATTACAGGAGCCATGCTCTTACTGATTCTTGGTGCGGCATTAAAGCAGGCGCATTTATCTGTGATGCATCAATCCGGCATTAGTCAGATAGGTACTATTCAAACACTGGGTAAGGTGCTGTATACCGATTACATTTTACCTTTTGAGGTAGCATCTGTTCTGTTCCTGGTTTCGATGGTTGGCGCCGTGTTGCTGGGAAAGCGGGACAGCTCTTCCCAAACTATAGGTCACGAAGAAATAAGTTATAAAAGAGATAATAGTAGTAATAGTAGTAATAGTCAAAAAACAAGAGAAGTTATACACCGGTAGGTTCAAATTAATTAAAAAAAAATATTTGCGCCTGGCATCCTGAGCTTGACGAAGGATGTAGGTCACGTCTAGAAATTTACTGATTTAAAAGATGCCTGAAATATTCAGAACGGTCCCAATAGAACACTTTGTCTGGCTGACAACGGTATTATTTGTAATAGGAGTAGTTGGAGTTATCACCCGCCGGAATACGATCATCATTTTTATGAGCATAGAGCTGATGCTGAATGCAGTGAACCTGCTGCTTGTTACTTTTTCAGCATACCATCACGACCCGGCAGGACAGATCTTTGTTTTTTTCATTATGGCAGTAGCAGCGGCCGAAGTAGCAGTAGGGCTTGCTATTATCACGATGATCTACAGGAATACGCATTCGGTAGATATTAATGAAATGAGCCGGATGAAGGGTTGAATGCTTTTTGATCTGAACTCTTATTTGTTATCAGCGAAAGCAAATTCTTTTATTTCATGCCAAACATATGAAATTTCAATGGGATGAAGGGAATATTGAGAAGAGTTGGAAAAAGCATGGTGTCCCTGTTGGTGAAACAGAAAGTATTTGGTTGGATAATGATCGAAAAATTTTCTTAAGTAGAATTAATACTGATAATGAACTTCGTTTTGCGTGTATAGGAATGAGCAATGAAAATCGTTTGCTTTCCGTAATTTTCACTTTCAGAAATGAAAATTTTATTAGACCGATAAGTGCAAGACCTTCGAATA
Above is a genomic segment from Chitinophagales bacterium containing:
- a CDS encoding NADH-quinone oxidoreductase subunit B is translated as MSDKKITVSASPEGHAGSGFFATKLEQVIGLARKNSIWPLPFATSCCGIEFMATMGSHYDFARFGAERVSFSPRQADLLMVIGTIAKKMGPILKQVYEQMAEPRWVIAVGACATSGGIFDTYSVLQGVDKIIPVDVYVPGCPPRPEQIIDGLMKIQELIQNEPLRRRNSPEYKALLESYGIEVIKDLN
- a CDS encoding NADH-quinone oxidoreductase subunit C, giving the protein MVDNERVLEKLKSAFGELIHSPEEPWQLLTIRTDPLHITPIIEFLSKDEELAFTFLTDLCGIHWPYRNEKFEVVYHLHSFINNIRLRIKVAIPGDQPRIPTMTNLFLAANWMERETFDFYGIIFVGHPNLVRILNVDEMTIFPLRKEYPLEDNTREDKNDEMFGRDPKLIQAGI
- a CDS encoding NADH-quinone oxidoreductase subunit D; translated protein: MNREKEHIQLPDQDLEKETVTLNLGPTHPATHGVFQNVIEMDGERIVSGYSTIGYIHRAFEKIAEHRPYYQITPLTDRLNYCSSPINNIGWHLTVEKLLGIKTPKRVDYLRVIIMELARIGDHLICNSILGVDTGAYSGFLYLMQFREKIYEIWEEVCGARLTTNIGRVGGFERDFNDIAFRKLEIFLREYPKALKEFENLFTRNRIFIERTVDAGPISAERALNYGFTGPNLRAAGIDYDVRVMNPYSSYEDFDFTVPVGTKGDTYDRFLVRNEEMWQSLNIINQALQKLDQLEDKTSFHADVPQYYLPDKEEVYHNMEALIYHFKIVMGEIDAPRGEIYHAVEGGNGELGFYLISEGGRTPYRLHFRRPCFIFYQAYTEMIKGQLLSDAIVTLSSLNVIAGELDA
- a CDS encoding NAD(P)H-dependent oxidoreductase subunit E, whose translation is MLSIKTGQKQEFSSQALQHANEIIGRYPEGKQKSAILPILHLAQDEFGNWLSAEVMDYVAGLLKIQPIEVYEVATFYSMYNLKPVGRFLLEICHTGPCEIRGAEKLIDTLKNKLGIEVGETTADGLFTLKRVECLAACGYAPMLQCGEHFHEFLDSEEKVDRLLEELRNRAAANN
- the nuoF gene encoding NADH-quinone oxidoreductase subunit NuoF, which produces MAKKFLLDKIDVPGINTFEVYKANGGYASVEKALKEMAPADVIEEVKKSGLRGRGGAGFPTGMKWSFLDKKSGRPKYLVCNADESEPGTFKDRFLMERIPHMLIEGMIISSFALEANLSFIYIRGEFRWIIKILEQAIAEAKQAGFLGQNILGKGYNLEIVVHPGAGAYICGEETALLESLEGKRGLPRIKPPFPAVFGLYGMPTVVNNVESIATVPCIIQMGGEEYAKTGTPKSTGTKLISSCGNINKPGVYEIEFGLTVEEFIFSDEYCGGIANGKKMKAVVAGGSSVPILPSELILKTAAGEKRLMSYESMSDGGFITGTMLGSGGFIVYDEDQCIVRNTWNFTRFYHHESCGQCSPCREGTGWMERILHKLEFGHGQLSDIDLLWDVQRKIEGNTICPLGDAAAWPVASAIRHFKDEFEWHVLNPEECQKRNYGIKEEVLSQKRGRY
- a CDS encoding four helix bundle protein, which translates into the protein MEDIKYRAYRFAVRVIKYLREQDWTKRMNEPLFRQLLRSSTSIRANRAEGRSWKPEWEIMKYYRIALRSVKETKYLVMSIT
- a CDS encoding (2Fe-2S)-binding protein; this translates as MIKITIDTRTVEVEEGTTILNAARKIGGEIVPPAMCYYTSLKGSGGKCRACLVKVAQGSSKDPRPMPKLVASCCTPAQDGMVVQNITSPEVIEARRGIVEMLLINHPLDCPICDQAGECDLQNFAFEHGLQKTRSEFHRREFDPIDIGPHIKLHMTRCILCYRCTMVADQLTDERVHGILWRGEASEISTYIQKAVENDFSGNVIDVCPVGALTDRHFRFRNRVWFLNPMSAHRNCPRCTGKVVLWMRGDEIYRVTARKDEYGEVREFICNECRWDHYDVKDWTVEGPREFEKWSVITANKYAKESVELPDELYSKNENAKWDTFEGVT
- the nuoH gene encoding NADH-quinone oxidoreductase subunit NuoH, with product MDFFSLIPTVVLIVILFGVTMLIALYSTFAERKVAAFMQDRLGPNRAGPGGIFQPLADGLKMFTKEEFIPIASNKFLFVMGPCVAMIAALMTGVVIPWGGMISFNNKSYALQIVDLDIGILYIFAVVSIGIYGIMIGGWASNNKFSLMGAIRASSQIISYELSMGLAIIALIMTTGTLSLHQIVQQQHGFHWNIFYQPVGFLIFLICAFAETNRTPFDLPECETELVGGFHTEYSSMKLGFYLFSEYINMFISGAVMSTLYFGGYNFPFMDNLLQATGSQNLVTIIGTGFLFMKIFFFIFFFMWVRWTIPRFRYDQLMNLGWKGLIPLGIFWIVATAAGLLFFRN
- a CDS encoding NADH-quinone oxidoreductase subunit I produces the protein MQPLTSKRKVLEQKKLTLAERLYLPAITQGLGITLKHFFKKKATIQYPEEMRSVPPVYRGLHVLKRDENGAERCTACGLCALACPAEAITMEAGERRQGEENLYREEKFAVKYEINMLRCIFCGFCEDACPKEAVFLETTFAPANFDRNDFIYGKDRLVEGFKREEIVPPVVRTLAEANL
- a CDS encoding NADH-quinone oxidoreductase subunit J; this encodes MLTSSFYFLSFITIFFAIMVVTARNPIHSVLYLVLTFFGISANYILLLDAPFIGIVNLIVYAGAIMVLFLYVLMMMNLNADAEPKKPKPFIFAGIITGAMLLLILGAALKQAHLSVMHQSGISQIGTIQTLGKVLYTDYILPFEVASVLFLVSMVGAVLLGKRDSSSQTIGHEEISYKRDNSSNSSNSQKTREVIHR
- the nuoK gene encoding NADH-quinone oxidoreductase subunit NuoK; the encoded protein is MPEIFRTVPIEHFVWLTTVLFVIGVVGVITRRNTIIIFMSIELMLNAVNLLLVTFSAYHHDPAGQIFVFFIMAVAAAEVAVGLAIITMIYRNTHSVDINEMSRMKG
- a CDS encoding BrnT family toxin: MKFQWDEGNIEKSWKKHGVPVGETESIWLDNDRKIFLSRINTDNELRFACIGMSNENRLLSVIFTFRNENFIRPISARPSNKKEKKVYYGF